One part of the Larimichthys crocea isolate SSNF unplaced genomic scaffold, L_crocea_2.0 scaffold71242, whole genome shotgun sequence genome encodes these proteins:
- the LOC113745387 gene encoding odorant receptor 131-2-like, whose translation MTKPMADNNSVVAGEVSLVQFNDKVIIVQILVMMFLFINSLLIMTFFRKECFYTTARYILFAVTLLSDSLILVISNILLILNHFGFTIQVWMCVIISAVVLLYMRVTPVTLTAMTLERYVAICMPLRHAELCSTRSTMHCILIIHGLSSVPCIVVLSTFFASASFSLYEQHRLCTVEMLILYRWQSHVRSAVHEFYFLIMAIIIVFAYVKIMKVAKAASGEDKKLSWKGLRTVILHGFQLLLCLIQLWCPFIETAVIQNNVMLFINVRYSNYILFGLAPRCLSPLIYGLRDETFFNALKNYVFFGLYKRNI comes from the coding sequence ATGACAAAACCGATGGCTGACAACAACTCAGTGGTTGCTGGTGAGGTCTCACTGGTGCAGTTCAATGATAAGGTCATTATTGTGCAGATTCTGGTgatgatgtttctttttatcaACTCTTTGCTCATCATGACTTTTTTCAGAAAGGAGTGTTTCTACACAACTGCACGCTACATCTTATTTGCTGTTACTCTTCTGTCTGATAGTTTGATATTAGTCATATCTAATATCCTGCTCATCTTGAACCATTTTGGATTTACCATACAAGTTTGGATGTGTGTCATTATCTCTGCTGTAGTTCTTCTTTATATGAGAGTCACACCAGTTACTCTGACTGCAATGACCCTGGAGCGATATGTGGCCATCTGCATGCCCCTGCGTCATGCAGAGCTGTGCTCCACTCGCAGCACTATGCATTGCATCCTCATCATTCACGGCCTCAGCTCTGTACCCTGCATTGTTGTTCTCTCCACCTTCTTTGCATCAGCCTCTTTTAGTTTGTACGAACAGCACAGGTTATGCACTGTGGAGATGTTAATATTGTACAGATGGCAGAGTCATGTTAGGTCAGCTGTACATGAGTTTTACTTCTTGATTATGGCTATCATCATTGTATTCGCCTATGTTAAAATCATGAAAGTGGCcaaagctgcatcaggagaggataaaaagttGTCATGGAAAGGGCTCAGAAcagtaattcttcatggtttccagctgctgctctgtctcatccAGCTGTGGTGTCCATTCATAGAAACTGCTGTTATACAAaataatgttatgttatttattaatgtcaggTACTCTAACTACATATTGTTTGGTCTTGCTCCAAGATGTCTGAGTCCTCTTATCTATGGCCTCAGGGATGAAACCTTTTTTAATGCATTGAAAAATTATGTCTTCTTTGGCttgtataaaagaaatatttga